A single genomic interval of Helicoverpa zea isolate HzStark_Cry1AcR chromosome 19, ilHelZeax1.1, whole genome shotgun sequence harbors:
- the LOC124639371 gene encoding adenosine deaminase 2-like produces the protein MYILTYIIASLITLDARIIPNKYNEERRALLDEEILIAVGGKVHLNANETIANDILMKWKMKEHNASHNNPQYFNYSKHYFSYKKDLEYSKVYQIIQMMPKGAALHLHNTLLLHADVLVQFTYEDHLYACQEDGTMLFHFSETTPDMPCLTEWSQVSHLRNSSGNTTAFDAQLRNYFTMYRENGEDYKSVDINTVWKRFRKVGRAIGSLIAYRPVREKYWYETLRQFYNDNVMYIEIRSGIYSLYELNGTLHDKKYLMDLVKNVTNEFIADHPDFIGVKVIISQSRARSVDQVLEVLNMTRRLKAEMPDFIAGFDLVGQEDAGKPLKEFLPVLSEAKDEINFYLHAGETGWLGTSADENLVDAILLGSKRIGHGYALTKHPSLMTAVLKKDIALEVNVISNAVLALVQDVRNHPLASYLALGLPVVLSSDDPGAWSAKPLTDDFFVAFMGIASRHADLRLLKQLALNSITYSSLECERKDRLLSVFNARWDKFVIDVISDSSL, from the coding sequence ATGTATATATTGACATACATTATCGCGAGTCTTATCACCCTTGACGCACGGATCATACCAAACAAATACAATGAAGAAAGACGAGCATTATTGGATGAAGAAATTCTGATAGCTGTTGGTGGAAAAGTGCATTTAAATGCAAATGAAACAATTGCCAACGATATTCTGATGAAATGGAAAATGAAGGAGCACAACGCTTCGCACAATAATCCACAGTATTTCAACTACTCCAAACATtacttttcatacaaaaaagaTTTGGAATACTCCAAGGTGTATCAAATTATTCAAATGATGCCAAAAGGTGCAGCTTTACACTTGCATAACACCCTACTGTTGCACGCAGATGTCTTGGTGCAGTTCACTTATGAAGATCACTTGTACGCTTGTCAAGAAGACGGTACTATGCTGTTTCATTTCTCGGAGACAACCCCTGATATGCCTTGCCTAACTGAATGGTCTCAAGTAAGCCATCTCAGAAATTCCTCCGGGAACACAACAGCTTTTGATGCACAATTGAGAAACTATTTCACAATGTATAGAGAAAATGGAGAAGATTATAAATCTGTGGATATCAATACAGTTTGGAAGAGATTTCGAAAAGTCGGCAGAGCAATTGGATCATTGATTGCTTACAGACCGGTACGAGAAAAATACTGGTACGAAACACTGAGGCAGTTCTACAATGATAACGTTATGTACATAGAAATTCGTTCAGGAATATACAGCTTATACGAATTGAATGGCACACTACACGATAAGAAGTATTTAATGGACCTTGTCAAGAACGTTACTAATGAGTTTATTGCGGACCATCCAGATTTTATTGGTGTGAAAGTTATTATTTCTCAGAGTCGGGCTAGAAGTGTCGATCAAGTATTAGAAGTTTTAAATATGACAAGGAGATTGAAAGCCGAAATGCCAGATTTTATTGCAGGATTTGATCTTGTTGGACAAGAAGATGCAGGCAAGCCATTAAAAGAATTTCTTCCTGTATTATCTGAAGCTAAAGATGAGATAAACTTCTATCTACATGCTGGAGAGACTGGTTGGCTGGGAACCTCTGCCGACGAAAACTTGGTTGATGCGATTCTCTTAGGATCAAAGAGGATTGGTCATGGCTATGCATTGACGAAACACCCGAGTTTGATGACAGCTGTGTTAAAAAAAGACATTGCTTTAGAAGTGAATGTGATATCAAATGCAGTGTTAGCATTAGTGCAAGATGTGAGAAATCATCCCTTAGCTTCATACTTAGCTTTGGGACTACCTGTAGTTTTATCCAGTGACGATCCAGGAGCTTGGAGTGCGAAACCTTTGACTGATGACTTCTTTGTAGCTTTCATGGGAATCGCCAGTCGGCATGCAGATTTAAGATTGTTGAAACAATTGGCTCTTAATTCTATAACCTATAGCTCATTAGAATGTGAAAGAAAAGATAGACTTTTAAGTGTTTTTAATGCACGTTGGGACAAGTTTGTGATTGATGTGATTTCAGATTCATCTTTATGA